The Rhizobium sp. BG4 genomic sequence ATGGATGTGACCTCGGACCCGGCATAGGTCGTCGGCACGACAATCTGCAGAAGGTCGCTCCGGTAGGCGATTGCCTTGCCAAGGCCCGTGGTCGAGCCGCCGCCGAGCGAGACGACGCAGTCAGCGCGCGTCTCCGCCACAACTTTCATCGCCGCCTCGGTCACCTCGACCGGCGTATGCATGACGGCGCCGGCGAAGACACCGCAGGCGAGATCACCGATATCATGGGCGAGCGCCTCGGCATCCGGCTTCTGATGCGGAGTGGAGAGAACCAGCGCACGCGTCGCGCCCGACTTCATGATCCAATCCCGCACGCTGTCCCGGCTTCCGTCTCCGAAGACGATGCGGGCGGGGCTGCCTGCATAGGAAAACCTCGTGTTCATGCCGCTCTCCCCGGCTTGGAACGCACCATCACGAATGTCAGCGCGACGGCCTTTCCCCTCCGGCCATCGATATCGGCCGGATCGAAACTATGAACGAGCTCGGGACGAACACCGAAAAGCGCATCTTCCGCCAGCAACGGATCGCTCGCGTCATAAACATGCGTCGTGATCGTCTCGAAGCCTTCGGCGCGGATCACGAAGTGGAGGTTGGCAGGCCGATGCAGTGGAAACCCCGCCGCCGACAGCAAGCGGCCGACAGGGCCATCTCCCGGCACGCCGTAACCCGAGGGCACGACGGAGCGATAGGCAACCCGTCCGTCACTGCCGGTGCGAAACAGTCCGCGAAGGTTATGTTCGGGCTGCAGGTCCGGCTGCTGGTTTTCGTAAAAGCCTTGGTCATTCGCCTGCCAGGTGACGACCGCCGCGCCTGGGATCGGCAAGCCATCGAGATCCTCGACA encodes the following:
- a CDS encoding dioxygenase, which codes for MAGHIPTLTFSEATSSEVFAERLAGQKDADIAQLLAAAVAHVHDLIKQFRPTQEDWRKVIAFLTDVGHASDERRQEWVLLSDLTGASALVEAINSRRPKGATPNTIRGPFFRDDAPERRAGASISLDGIGEPLAVSVRVEDLDGLPIPGAAVVTWQANDQGFYENQQPDLQPEHNLRGLFRTGSDGRVAYRSVVPSGYGVPGDGPVGRLLSAAGFPLHRPANLHFVIRAEGFETITTHVYDASDPLLAEDALFGVRPELVHSFDPADIDGRRGKAVALTFVMVRSKPGRAA